A single window of Electrophorus electricus isolate fEleEle1 chromosome 16, fEleEle1.pri, whole genome shotgun sequence DNA harbors:
- the smdt1b gene encoding single-pass membrane protein with aspartate-rich tail 1b — protein MANVPAGLLRTFLFGSGRVLTRNTRLNSGNAKGPILSRNVVTSTSGAILPKPDKAPFGLTRITVVVVPFLYMGMLLSKHFAAVLEENDIFVPDNDDDDD, from the exons ATGGCGAACGTACCTGCCGGTTTGCTTCGGACCTTTCTCTTCGGGAGCGGTCGAGTACTGACAAGAAACACCCGCTTAAACTCAGGGAATGCGAAAGGACCGATTCTGAGTAGAAATGTCGTGACTTCAACATCGGGTGCAATACTCCCCAAACCAGATAAG GCCCCGTTTGGCCTAACGCGCATAACCGTGGTGGTGGTCCCGTTCCTGTACATGGGCATGCTGCTCAGCAAGCACTTCGCTGCCGTGCTGGAGGAGAACGACATCTTCGTTCCCGACAACGATGACGACGACGACTGA
- the dcaf15 gene encoding DDB1- and CUL4-associated factor 15, with protein MAPSSKSEKEDKKQKQRKPKDHVVKLLARGKLSGQLSQRLFRKLPPRVCVPLKTIVSEEFLRAGHIFLGFMKCGRYVLSYTSDSGEDDDFYTYHLYWWEFNLHSRLKQVHHVRLFAGEDIYNELYLTVCEWHNDHSKIAIFGFNTRSSSSAAMNMMMSDENMRDIYVTIASMPPGLPCQHCCPLPTASTIRTGGECLEHGYVLNAHYQVVYPFPTFQPALQLKKDQVILLNTSYSLVACAISLCPGGDEQQVSGQKHQLLYKKREIPPPSSLHPPSPSPSSSSSHGSPDRRQALPPTTPLSPGRSQAAVRAREFVADIFRRAQAAGAEGGAERRRRESGGGQRGGAKPRGGAEPGMKDGVEERKEELQGERATSLPTATSGGNRSGPWPPEQEEGVLGNAVSSPASASSSCPLSPHTSPASSSEPIYVNYTQLRYRLRQPGNAEQYSAVSGEEEDKVQLPFTVSDLKGQNLQLVTGQYTGQCVCVEQLTLDFEYLINEVIRNDAEWVAQFCSFSDYDVVILEVCPETNIVVINIGLLLLAFSNCDEEHSRPKSYHSSLQVSWDLNTGACCTIGVGDLTEFKGQTSGSVWSSYRKSCVNTVMRWLVPESSSRYINRMTNEALHRGTTLQILADSDRGTWIVL; from the exons atggcGCCCAGCTCGAAATCGGAAAAAGAGGACAAgaagcaaaaacagagaaaacccaAAGACCACGTCGTCAAACTTCTCGCACGCGGAAAG CTCTCCGGGCAGCTGTCTCAGAGACTATTCCGCAAGCTGCCGCCTCGCGTGTGTGTGCCGTTAAAGACGATCGTCAGCGAGGAGTTCCTAAGGGCAGG TCACATCTTCTTGGGCTTTATGAAGTGCGGCCGCTACGTTTTGTCCTACACGAGCGACAGCGGCGAGGACGATGACTTCTACACCTATCACCTGTACTGGTGGGAGTTCAACCTGCACAGCCGCCTCAAACAG gtgcACCACGTGCGTTTGTTTGCAGGTGAGGACATCTACAACGAACTGTATCTGACGGTGTGCGAGTGGCACAACGACCACTCCAAGATCGCCATCTTCGGCTTCAA taCTCGCAGCAGCAGTTCGGCCGCGATGAATATGATGATGAGTGATGAGAATATGAGGGACATTTACGTGACCATTGCGTCCATGCCGCCGGGCCTGCCCTGCCAACACTGCTGCCCTTTACCGACCGCATCTACTATACGCACtg gaggagaGTGCTTGGAGCATGGCTATGTGCTGAATGCTCATTATCAGGTGGTCTACCCTTTCCCCACCTTCCAACCGGCCCTGCAGCTCAAGAAGGACCAGGTCATCCTGCTCAACACCAGCTACTCGTTGGTGGCCTGCgccatctccctctgccctg GTGGAGATGAGCAGCAGGTGTCTGGACAGAAGCATCAGCTTTTGTACAAGAAGAGGGAgattcctcctccctcctctcttcatcctcccagcccctctccctcctcctcttcctcgcacGGGTCTCCTGACCGCCGGCAAGCCCTTCCCCCGACCACGCCCCTCTCCCCCGGACGCTCCCAGGCGGCCGTGCGGGCCCGGGAGTTTGTGGCAGACATCTTCCGGCGGGCGCAGGCAGCTGGAGCGGAGGGCGGGGCCGAGCGGCGGAGGAGAGAAAGCGGGGGAGGGCAGAGAGGCGGGGCCAAGCCCAGGGGTGGGGCCGAGCCTGGGATGAAAGATGGAGTGGAGGAAAGGAAGGAGGAATTGCAGGGGGAGAGAGCAACCAGCCTGCCAACAGCCACGTCAGGTGGGAACCGCAGTGGGCCGTGGCCCCCGGAGCAGGAGGAAGGGGTTCTGGGTAACGCAGTGTCGTCTCCTGCCTCGGCTTCCTCTTCCTGCCCGCTGTCCCCACACACTTCTCCGGCATCGTCGTCGGAGCCGATATATGTGAACTACACACAGCTACGGTACCGACTCCGGCAACCTGGGAATGCAGAGCAGTACAGTG CTGTgtcaggagaagaggaggataAGGTTCAGCTTCCTTTCACTGTCTCGGACCTGAAGGGACAAAATCTGCAGCTGGTTACAGGACAGTACAcgggacag tgtgtgtgtgtggagcagttgACTCTGGATTTCGAGTACCTGATTAACGAGGTCATCAGAAACGACGCTGAGTGGGTCGCCCAGTTCTGCTCCTTTAGCGACTACGATGTCGTCAtccttgag GTTTGCCCAGAGACAAATATAGTAGTGATAAACATCGGGCTTTTGCTGCTAGCCTTCTCCAACTGCGACGAGGAGCACAGCAG gcCTAAGTCCTACCACTCCAGCCTCCAGGTCAGCTGGGATCTGAACACGGGAGCCTGTTGTACCATTGGTGTTGGTGACCTTACAGAGTTCAAAGGTCAAACAAG TGGGAGTGTTTGGAGTTCTTACAGGAAGTCATGTGTAAATACAGTTATGAGGTGGCTCGTTCCTGAGAGCAGCTCACGCTACATCAACCGTATGACCAACGAAGCCCTGCATAgag GCACCACTCTACAAATACTTGCTGACAGCGATAGAGGCACGTGGATCGTCCtctaa